Proteins encoded in a region of the Deltaproteobacteria bacterium genome:
- a CDS encoding PilZ domain-containing protein — protein sequence MPDTTETWIDFRSKFIEVVEERRKAPRIELHFPVRIEGVEGPQPATNLSMGGAFVELEHASAFKEGQAIRLTMSLPNESEPVKAKAEVIHIQGTGIGFKFVDLEPMAQHLVQLCIDNFKDTVPLK from the coding sequence ATGCCTGACACAACAGAAACATGGATAGACTTTCGCAGTAAGTTCATAGAGGTGGTTGAGGAGAGAAGAAAGGCCCCGCGGATTGAGCTCCACTTTCCAGTTAGGATTGAGGGCGTCGAAGGCCCTCAACCGGCTACAAACCTCAGTATGGGAGGAGCCTTTGTGGAATTGGAACACGCCTCTGCTTTCAAAGAGGGCCAAGCTATTCGTTTGACCATGAGCCTCCCAAATGAAAGTGAACCTGTCAAGGCAAAAGCAGAGGTTATCCACATTCAGGGCACAGGAATAGGATTCAAGTTTGTTGATCTGGAGCCCATGGCCCAACACCTTGTTCAGCTATGCATTGACAACTTCAAAGACACAGTACCCCTTAAATGA
- a CDS encoding FIST C-terminal domain-containing protein, whose protein sequence is MTDTKVAIGYSNDKDAFLSGKKLAESTLGDGPVERVDLALAFCAGKLNHDEFLEGLQSTIGNEAPIIGGSSIGVITNDDISYEGLPAALALIQSDTIKFRVAAVGDLDKGEQLAGRKLAKTLGSKSEDKILLLLYDSVRVPATNTAPPVLNASTPLLEGIAYGLQPDIPILGAGLIGDYGFGPTNQFCGSYVDSQAVVSVLFSGNFKPYFCIMHGCRPLDGIYHTITRIEGSVLYELDGKPVVGIIDDLFGSHGWRKQRPVDYLTIGVNYGERYGEPEEGNYVNRLITGITADGEGVSLFEPDLESGMEIQFMLRDAERMLDSARKNSADLMKQIQRDGKKPSFGFYIDCAGRTADYSNTSREEASEVQEVLKRYGTPLLGFYSGVEISPLFKKSRGLDWTGVLIILAEGK, encoded by the coding sequence ATGACGGACACGAAAGTTGCCATTGGATACTCCAATGACAAAGACGCCTTTCTCTCAGGCAAGAAGTTAGCGGAAAGCACTCTAGGGGATGGCCCTGTCGAGCGCGTTGACCTTGCCCTAGCCTTCTGTGCTGGGAAGCTTAATCATGATGAATTTCTTGAAGGGTTGCAATCGACCATAGGCAACGAGGCACCTATCATCGGTGGTTCATCAATTGGCGTAATAACAAATGATGATATATCGTATGAAGGGTTGCCTGCTGCCCTTGCCTTGATTCAGTCTGATACGATCAAATTTAGAGTCGCCGCTGTTGGTGACTTAGACAAAGGGGAGCAACTAGCAGGTCGGAAATTAGCAAAAACTTTAGGAAGTAAATCAGAAGACAAGATCCTGCTTCTTCTTTATGATTCAGTGCGAGTCCCTGCTACAAACACTGCTCCACCAGTTCTTAATGCGTCAACGCCTTTACTTGAGGGAATAGCATATGGGCTTCAACCCGATATCCCGATTCTCGGCGCTGGCTTAATCGGGGACTATGGATTTGGCCCGACAAACCAGTTTTGCGGGTCGTATGTAGACAGTCAGGCTGTTGTAAGCGTCCTGTTTTCGGGAAATTTTAAACCTTATTTTTGTATAATGCATGGCTGCAGGCCCCTTGATGGAATCTATCATACTATCACGCGGATAGAGGGTTCGGTTCTTTATGAGTTGGATGGGAAGCCTGTTGTGGGTATAATTGACGATCTATTTGGAAGCCATGGTTGGCGAAAGCAACGTCCTGTCGATTATCTTACAATAGGCGTGAATTACGGAGAAAGGTACGGCGAACCTGAGGAAGGCAACTACGTAAACCGATTGATAACAGGCATTACAGCTGATGGAGAAGGTGTCAGTTTATTTGAACCAGATCTCGAGTCAGGCATGGAAATACAGTTTATGTTGAGGGATGCAGAAAGGATGTTGGATTCAGCCAGGAAAAATTCAGCAGATCTAATGAAACAAATTCAAAGGGACGGGAAAAAACCCTCCTTTGGCTTTTACATTGATTGCGCAGGCCGTACAGCCGACTATTCAAATACTTCGCGTGAAGAGGCTTCGGAAGTCCAGGAAGTATTAAAAAGGTATGGGACGCCTTTATTGGGGTTCTATTCTGGCGTTGAGATTTCGCCGCTTTTTAAAAAAAGCAGGGGGCTTGACTGGACGGGGGTTCTGATCATTCTTGCTGAGGGGAAATAA
- a CDS encoding PAS domain S-box protein, translating into MSYRKINWQEKCAELEALLDQEKVKVEYYQNIAQVEGKKSLREISKLSQIITERIRAQRALLESEENFRALAENANDGILIATSEGIHVYANKRATEITDYDDDGLLKTGLKGAVDPGEIRDINARHKRILNERRVPTSYETSIIRKNGQRVPVEITDAKTTWQGQPAIISILRDITERKERERVLREKDKELEIKATSLEEVNTALRVLLKKRDEDKAELEEKVLSNVRGLVFPHLNKLKKSSLDANQTSCVAVIESNLSDIISPFARKLSSKYLGLTPTEIRVANLVKEGNSTKELAEFMTLSPRTIECHRGNIRKKLGIKKKKANLRTYLSSIQ; encoded by the coding sequence ATGTCTTACAGAAAAATCAACTGGCAAGAGAAATGCGCTGAATTAGAGGCGTTGTTGGACCAAGAAAAGGTCAAGGTTGAGTATTATCAGAATATCGCCCAAGTAGAGGGGAAAAAGAGTTTACGAGAAATTAGTAAGTTAAGTCAGATTATTACTGAGCGCATACGAGCCCAGCGCGCACTGCTGGAAAGTGAGGAAAATTTCAGAGCGCTAGCCGAGAATGCCAATGACGGAATTCTGATAGCTACAAGTGAGGGAATCCATGTCTACGCTAACAAACGGGCCACTGAGATAACAGACTACGACGACGACGGGTTGCTGAAAACCGGTCTTAAAGGGGCGGTTGACCCTGGTGAAATCAGGGACATAAATGCAAGACACAAAAGAATTCTCAACGAAAGGCGTGTTCCGACAAGCTACGAGACATCCATCATCCGAAAGAACGGACAGAGGGTACCGGTGGAGATAACCGATGCGAAAACCACCTGGCAGGGACAACCTGCTATCATATCTATACTTCGTGACATTACCGAGAGGAAGGAGAGAGAGCGAGTGCTTCGAGAAAAAGATAAGGAGCTAGAGATTAAGGCAACTAGTCTTGAGGAAGTAAACACGGCCTTGCGAGTTTTACTGAAAAAAAGGGACGAGGATAAAGCAGAGCTGGAAGAAAAAGTGCTATCCAACGTGAGAGGTCTCGTTTTCCCCCACCTAAATAAACTGAAAAAGAGCTCATTGGATGCCAATCAGACATCCTGTGTCGCTGTCATAGAGTCAAACTTGAGCGACATCATCTCACCATTTGCCCGGAAGTTGTCCTCGAAATACCTGGGCCTTACACCTACGGAAATTCGGGTGGCAAACCTCGTAAAGGAGGGCAATAGTACCAAAGAACTAGCTGAATTTATGACCTTATCCCCTCGAACGATAGAATGTCACAGAGGAAATATTCGGAAGAAGCTTGGCATTAAGAAAAAGAAAGCAAACCTCAGAACCTACCTATCATCCATCCAATAA
- a CDS encoding HDOD domain-containing protein: protein MLAPIEIDPDTFLRKHYTLPALPEVVGRIQSLIQTAKVGVEEVAALISKDAATHRQVLKVVNSAYYGPPKEITNVRFAVAFVGLYDIYCIVLTLSIINTLTTDAREEVNRFWFHSFYTALCAKCLAKKYEPHLLNARLFLAAMLHDIGKLVYLKFFPDHYKALSSFCMEHGCLFNEAERLFSLPSSAFLGTLLCDHWRLQDEIKWAREFHTLRDLSDAEGNSPATRFGRIICLANVITTLSTEQFNNALRREIAHTTATALGCTEPEFWSMMSDIYELRIDVENFMDQFHSNNLK from the coding sequence ATGCTAGCCCCTATCGAAATTGATCCTGATACATTTCTTCGTAAACATTACACTCTGCCGGCTCTGCCAGAGGTGGTGGGCCGAATTCAGAGCCTCATCCAGACGGCGAAAGTGGGGGTGGAAGAAGTGGCTGCGCTTATCAGCAAGGATGCGGCAACCCATCGGCAAGTACTCAAGGTGGTTAATTCTGCCTACTACGGACCCCCGAAAGAAATTACAAATGTGCGATTCGCAGTCGCATTCGTAGGGCTCTATGACATCTACTGCATTGTCCTTACCCTTTCTATCATCAATACCCTGACCACCGATGCCAGGGAAGAGGTCAACAGGTTCTGGTTTCATTCCTTTTATACAGCTCTTTGTGCAAAGTGCCTGGCTAAGAAATACGAGCCCCATTTACTAAATGCAAGGTTATTTTTGGCAGCCATGCTCCATGATATAGGCAAGCTGGTTTACCTGAAATTCTTCCCTGACCATTACAAGGCACTTAGCAGCTTCTGCATGGAACACGGCTGCTTATTCAACGAGGCAGAACGGCTCTTTTCCCTTCCCTCTAGTGCCTTTTTAGGTACCTTGTTGTGTGACCACTGGAGGCTGCAGGATGAGATCAAATGGGCGCGTGAATTTCATACCTTAAGAGATCTGTCAGATGCTGAGGGAAACAGCCCAGCAACGCGTTTTGGACGGATCATATGCCTGGCAAATGTGATTACCACTCTTTCCACAGAACAGTTCAATAATGCCTTGAGACGAGAAATAGCCCACACAACTGCGACGGCGCTGGGTTGCACAGAACCAGAATTTTGGAGCATGATGTCAGACATCTACGAGCTAAGGATCGATGTGGAGAATTTTATGGACCAGTTCCATTCAAATAACTTGAAGTGA
- a CDS encoding ATP-binding protein encodes MTKRGYYKKIWADFDKEKHLVLVSGPRQAGKTTFAKDIASQEPVSLYFNYDIPDNKVKILQNPTFFEELDREKGNPPLIILDEIHKYKDWKNYLKGIYDGYSDEFRFLATGSGCLELSRKKGDSLAGRYLHFHLYPFTVGELFASSTGMDDKHLLLEIPEQDRKAQEVWEAMFHVSGFPEPFLKGTKLKYRRWTKSYHSQVIRDDIRDEYAVRQIDTMEALYFLLSECVGNPFSSSNYARTLKISHKTVSSWISVFERFFLVFRLRPYSRRIARSLVKEPKVYFYDYCKIEDHALRFENMVAVELNRAVTLWSDFGLGEYDLWYLRNKEKEEVDFLVTERGKPQFMVDAKLSDTAISPHLLKFQNALGVPAIQLVNTPNVATKIRNASNTIIVASAPNWLACLN; translated from the coding sequence ATGACAAAGAGGGGCTATTATAAAAAAATATGGGCTGATTTTGACAAAGAAAAACACCTGGTACTTGTCTCCGGGCCACGCCAAGCTGGGAAAACAACATTTGCCAAGGACATCGCCTCGCAAGAGCCTGTTTCACTGTATTTCAATTATGACATTCCAGACAACAAAGTCAAAATCTTGCAAAATCCAACCTTTTTTGAAGAGCTGGACCGGGAAAAAGGCAACCCTCCGCTAATCATCCTGGATGAGATTCACAAATACAAGGACTGGAAGAACTACCTCAAAGGCATTTACGACGGTTATTCGGATGAGTTTCGCTTTCTGGCCACGGGTAGTGGATGTCTAGAGCTTTCCCGCAAGAAAGGGGATTCACTTGCGGGCAGATATCTGCATTTTCATCTTTACCCTTTTACGGTCGGTGAACTATTTGCTTCATCGACAGGAATGGATGATAAACATCTTCTGTTGGAAATCCCGGAGCAAGACCGAAAAGCACAAGAGGTATGGGAGGCTATGTTTCATGTAAGCGGATTCCCGGAGCCGTTTCTCAAGGGCACAAAGCTCAAGTACCGGCGTTGGACGAAATCATATCACAGCCAGGTCATAAGAGACGACATAAGGGACGAATACGCAGTAAGGCAAATCGACACCATGGAGGCATTATATTTCCTTTTATCCGAGTGTGTCGGTAATCCGTTTTCTTCCTCAAATTATGCGCGAACACTTAAGATATCTCACAAGACAGTATCGTCCTGGATAAGTGTGTTTGAGCGGTTTTTTCTAGTCTTCAGGCTGCGTCCATACAGCAGACGTATTGCCAGGAGTCTCGTCAAAGAGCCAAAGGTCTATTTCTATGACTACTGCAAGATAGAGGATCATGCTTTGCGGTTTGAAAACATGGTTGCCGTTGAGCTCAACCGTGCGGTAACACTCTGGAGCGATTTTGGACTGGGGGAATATGATCTCTGGTATTTGAGGAACAAGGAAAAGGAAGAGGTTGATTTCCTTGTCACCGAAAGAGGCAAACCGCAGTTCATGGTTGACGCAAAATTATCAGATACGGCAATAAGCCCGCATTTGTTAAAATTTCAAAATGCATTGGGTGTGCCCGCCATTCAACTGGTTAACACACCAAATGTTGCAACAAAAATCAGAAACGCATCCAACACAATCATTGTTGCCAGTGCTCCAAACTGGCTTGCCTGCCTAAACTGA
- a CDS encoding DUF3047 domain-containing protein gives MSSNLYPKILIFFFVISTILAVPPLMAGDEDQVVRVVEDFSRFKAGTFPEGWKCRWGQKSKANKIYTVRTSTEGYLEAKAISSDVPIAKKFEYDLKKYPFLSWQWRAIELPEGGDERYKKTGDSGAGIYVIFPGRFRPENIKYVWSASVPEGTTTDSPYNSKTKIVVLRNQSTPLGIWVSEKVNVYENYKRLFGQEPQAVRGIGIMSDSNDTRSRAEAHYREICISKK, from the coding sequence ATGTCTAGCAACTTGTATCCAAAGATTCTGATCTTTTTCTTTGTCATATCAACGATCCTGGCTGTGCCACCACTGATGGCAGGGGACGAAGATCAAGTCGTAAGAGTGGTTGAGGATTTTTCCAGGTTCAAGGCCGGTACGTTTCCTGAGGGCTGGAAATGTCGTTGGGGACAGAAAAGCAAAGCAAACAAGATATATACGGTAAGAACAAGCACTGAAGGCTACCTTGAAGCAAAAGCCATCAGTTCGGACGTTCCCATAGCCAAGAAGTTCGAATATGACCTCAAGAAATATCCCTTCTTGAGCTGGCAGTGGCGGGCCATTGAACTCCCTGAAGGTGGCGATGAGAGGTATAAGAAAACCGGAGATAGCGGGGCCGGTATATACGTGATCTTTCCTGGTCGCTTCAGACCGGAAAACATCAAGTATGTTTGGAGCGCTTCAGTGCCCGAAGGCACAACCACCGATAGCCCATACAACAGCAAAACAAAAATCGTCGTGCTCAGAAACCAATCCACCCCTCTCGGAATTTGGGTTTCTGAAAAGGTAAATGTCTACGAAAATTACAAAAGGCTTTTCGGTCAAGAGCCCCAGGCGGTACGGGGCATTGGAATCATGTCTGATTCAAACGACACAAGGTCAAGAGCTGAAGCCCATTACAGGGAGATATGCATAAGCAAGAAATGA
- a CDS encoding alpha/beta hydrolase → MSLTRGFIHGLDASSSGTKGRFFRKTCPDMLIEDFSGSLQQRMDKLNRLLSDKTSLIIIGSSFGGLMGAIFACKNPERVKKLILLAPALMFPEFEAYLQEKIDIAVTIYHGQNDDVISVGPVHEIARTVFRNLTFNVVEDDHVLSNTFISMDWDSLLETRRTTLYRF, encoded by the coding sequence ATGAGCCTTACGAGAGGGTTTATTCACGGCCTTGATGCCAGCAGCAGTGGGACCAAAGGCCGGTTTTTCAGAAAAACATGCCCTGACATGCTAATCGAAGATTTTTCCGGAAGCCTCCAGCAGCGGATGGACAAACTGAACAGGCTTCTTTCTGACAAGACATCCTTGATCATTATCGGCTCAAGTTTCGGAGGGCTGATGGGCGCAATATTTGCATGCAAAAACCCAGAAAGGGTCAAGAAGCTCATACTGTTGGCCCCAGCCCTTATGTTTCCAGAATTCGAGGCCTATCTACAAGAGAAGATTGATATTGCAGTGACCATCTATCACGGGCAAAACGATGACGTTATATCTGTTGGGCCTGTTCACGAAATTGCGCGCACAGTGTTCCGTAACTTGACCTTTAACGTTGTTGAAGATGACCATGTGCTGAGCAACACCTTCATATCCATGGACTGGGACAGCCTCCTTGAAACGCGGCGAACCACCCTCTATAGATTCTAA
- a CDS encoding ArsR family transcriptional regulator, with amino-acid sequence MPTTRQQMIMLLSKGECRARDLSQMLGIREKEVYAHLSHIERSVTPQKKKLIIIASRCLSCGYVFDTRKRFTKPGRCPRCKSERIQEPTYRVVQGDGHHDRH; translated from the coding sequence ATGCCAACGACTCGACAACAAATGATCATGCTGCTCTCCAAAGGGGAATGCAGAGCCAGGGATCTTTCACAGATGCTCGGCATCAGGGAAAAGGAGGTGTACGCCCATCTTTCCCACATTGAACGTTCTGTTACGCCACAAAAGAAGAAGCTCATTATCATAGCTTCCAGGTGTCTTTCGTGCGGATATGTTTTTGACACGAGAAAGCGCTTTACCAAGCCGGGGAGATGCCCCCGCTGCAAGAGCGAACGTATCCAGGAACCGACGTACCGGGTTGTGCAGGGGGACGGTCATCATGATAGACATTAG
- a CDS encoding response regulator, with the protein MIDISEMTVLIVDDMPNMITTMRSMMKVLKYGKTFLSANSGAEAWRILKKQPVDMAILDYHMPGMSGAELLSRIREDRDLRDLPVVMVTAQANREFVAEAAESEIDAYILKPATVKVLGDKILTVIENANNPSPMVFHLKEAKRFEENGDIDAAIEEAGLAVDANPTSSRPPRELGYYYFKKGDLKEAEKWLLKAARMNSLDVFAFHYLGELYLNVNDIESASQYFEKAMSINPRHVTRAIYFGTTLLERKMLQEAVQVFEKALNVSGNDLELREEIAGLCIEKGAKEYGAKLLESMLRTESKRTDLLFLLGVTLEELGQNSKALTYLTRAEKDDRKNHDIKIHLARVYLALGKTIRAEKPLREILQVNPKNKEALGLLKQCV; encoded by the coding sequence ATGATAGACATTAGTGAAATGACTGTGCTGATAGTCGACGACATGCCGAACATGATCACGACCATGCGCAGCATGATGAAAGTGCTAAAATACGGCAAAACATTCCTGTCTGCCAACAGCGGAGCCGAAGCCTGGCGGATATTGAAAAAACAACCCGTAGACATGGCGATCCTGGACTACCACATGCCGGGCATGAGCGGAGCGGAATTATTGAGTCGAATAAGAGAAGACAGGGATCTAAGAGATCTTCCGGTAGTCATGGTTACGGCCCAGGCTAATAGAGAATTTGTAGCGGAGGCTGCTGAATCAGAGATAGATGCCTACATATTGAAACCTGCTACCGTCAAGGTGTTGGGCGACAAGATCCTAACAGTAATTGAAAACGCCAACAATCCTTCTCCCATGGTTTTTCATTTGAAGGAAGCAAAAAGATTTGAGGAAAATGGAGATATAGATGCTGCTATAGAAGAAGCGGGGCTGGCCGTGGACGCCAATCCGACGTCATCAAGACCTCCGCGTGAATTGGGTTATTACTATTTCAAGAAGGGCGACCTCAAAGAAGCCGAAAAATGGCTATTGAAAGCCGCCCGGATGAATTCCCTTGATGTCTTTGCTTTTCACTATTTGGGAGAGTTATACTTGAATGTCAACGACATAGAATCGGCATCTCAATACTTTGAGAAAGCCATGAGCATAAACCCGCGTCACGTGACGCGAGCCATCTATTTCGGCACCACCCTGCTTGAGAGAAAAATGCTTCAAGAGGCCGTTCAAGTCTTTGAAAAAGCGCTTAATGTGTCGGGAAACGACCTAGAATTGCGAGAAGAGATAGCCGGTTTGTGTATCGAGAAAGGGGCAAAGGAGTATGGCGCCAAGCTTCTAGAGTCTATGCTCAGGACAGAGTCCAAGAGAACTGACCTCCTTTTTTTGTTGGGAGTAACCCTGGAAGAACTTGGCCAGAATTCCAAGGCGCTCACTTACTTGACCCGTGCCGAAAAAGATGACCGCAAGAACCATGATATCAAAATACATCTTGCCAGAGTCTATCTGGCCCTTGGCAAGACAATTCGAGCTGAAAAACCCTTGAGGGAAATATTGCAGGTTAATCCAAAGAATAAGGAAGCCCTGGGCCTTTTGAAACAGTGTGTCTAA
- a CDS encoding GAF domain-containing protein has translation MTHEKRLLEILLAITNISNDRKIEFRIKLQLILLEIVNCMQAKSGSIMLLKGRKVLEVAASTNSRLIGLRQELDETSPSSWVVRNKAPLYVDKATGHESYRKKLAHYEKTAFLVAPIVSDDKVIGVLNVTDKIGEDVFVKWEQEIFLRIAGHVISALETQRLTKSLRKNRRTLEKKNIQLKKLEKLRADLFNMLIHDLKGPISEVVANLDILSYTVVDENRQYVKSAQIGCDTLIRMISNLLDIARLEERKLELLYERIDPKDLVKEALGRLFRVGKTRKLCFVEKAPPPTTTDVLWGDRGILLRVLQNLLTNAIQYSPPGETIEVGFEYLKSPKIEFFVKDNGPGVPAEYRQAIFDKYVQLDKKADGRTYTTGMGLTFCKMAVKAHRGTIGVTTEAPKGSRFWFVLPVEKT, from the coding sequence ATGACGCATGAAAAAAGACTTCTTGAGATATTGCTTGCTATCACCAATATATCCAACGACAGGAAGATTGAATTTCGGATAAAACTTCAGCTCATTCTTCTTGAAATCGTCAATTGCATGCAGGCCAAGTCTGGGTCAATCATGCTTCTCAAGGGCCGCAAGGTCCTGGAAGTGGCAGCTTCGACAAATTCCAGATTGATAGGTCTTAGACAAGAACTAGATGAGACCTCGCCTTCTTCCTGGGTTGTCAGGAATAAGGCCCCTCTCTACGTGGACAAAGCTACCGGACATGAGAGTTACCGCAAGAAACTCGCTCACTATGAGAAAACGGCCTTTCTTGTGGCGCCCATAGTCAGTGATGACAAGGTGATCGGAGTCCTGAACGTAACGGACAAGATCGGTGAGGACGTGTTTGTAAAATGGGAGCAGGAGATTTTTTTAAGAATCGCAGGGCATGTCATCAGCGCCCTTGAAACCCAGCGCCTGACCAAGTCCTTAAGGAAAAACAGGAGAACCCTTGAGAAAAAGAACATTCAGTTAAAAAAACTGGAGAAGCTCCGGGCAGACCTCTTCAACATGTTGATTCATGATCTGAAAGGGCCGATTTCCGAGGTCGTGGCCAACCTTGATATCCTCTCCTATACGGTTGTCGATGAAAATCGCCAGTATGTTAAATCGGCTCAGATAGGCTGCGACACATTAATTAGAATGATCTCCAACCTATTGGATATTGCTCGACTCGAGGAACGCAAACTCGAACTACTCTATGAAAGAATAGATCCGAAAGACCTCGTCAAGGAGGCCCTGGGCCGGTTGTTCAGGGTAGGCAAAACAAGGAAGCTATGTTTTGTGGAAAAGGCGCCTCCTCCTACGACTACGGATGTTTTATGGGGAGATCGGGGAATTCTGCTCAGGGTCCTGCAAAATCTCCTTACCAATGCCATTCAATATTCTCCCCCCGGGGAGACCATTGAGGTAGGTTTTGAGTACCTGAAATCCCCAAAAATCGAGTTTTTCGTCAAGGACAATGGTCCCGGTGTCCCTGCCGAATACCGCCAGGCCATTTTTGACAAATACGTGCAGCTTGACAAGAAAGCGGACGGCCGCACTTACACGACAGGCATGGGCTTGACCTTCTGCAAAATGGCTGTCAAAGCCCATCGTGGCACAATTGGCGTAACCACCGAGGCCCCCAAGGGAAGTCGCTTCTGGTTTGTCCTCCCCGTAGAAAAAACTTAG
- the mobB gene encoding molybdopterin-guanine dinucleotide biosynthesis protein B: protein MTVSRQEAVKLILDSIKPLETIDLPLTEALGCILGDSVYASTDIPRFDRSAMDGYAVCSKDIANATNEDPVELKVVGQIHPSTAKLSPLAAGQAVRIMTGGPIPPRADAVVKEEDARYSAGFIELRAAVPPFQYVSQKGENMKRGSLVVEAGDLITPAVLGILATLQTREVPVTRRPRVCVLAVGNELVDINDRREDHKIVASNIYMLSAMIKEHGGHVNCSKISRNDKNAIRKDIGEGLKSDILITTGGTSNAHSDLTRALIGEIGIDLKFAGVSMRPGKGTSFGFYDGKPVLSLPGKPSAVYVAFYVLVLPALLRLMGFKIERMPSIKAILEQDIKKRPGTDHLVQGLVREEDSRYRVLPLVGPEVSVFSAMKRANGLIVVRRSDKSRLSKGEAVSVQLLNHAQNAFFQRPTAHHGQESVAPPIVSIVGKSNAGKTTLLERLVPELKARGYSIGTIKHDIHGFDIDHEGKDSWRHKHAGACSVAISSPKKVAVIKDVEAEETLDGLASKYFQDADIILTEGYKKQHKPKIEVFRSQVHDKPLCRKDDSLVALLSDIPLDLGVPRFELDDIKGLADLVEERFLAKPSI, encoded by the coding sequence ATGACTGTGTCCCGCCAAGAAGCCGTCAAACTCATTTTAGACTCCATAAAGCCGTTGGAAACGATCGACCTCCCTTTGACTGAGGCATTAGGCTGTATTCTTGGGGATAGTGTTTACGCATCTACCGATATTCCTCGCTTTGATCGTTCTGCCATGGACGGCTACGCCGTTTGCAGCAAAGACATCGCCAATGCGACAAATGAGGATCCAGTTGAGCTGAAAGTCGTGGGCCAGATACACCCAAGCACAGCCAAGTTGTCTCCCCTGGCAGCCGGGCAAGCCGTCCGCATTATGACCGGTGGTCCCATTCCTCCCAGGGCAGATGCGGTTGTCAAAGAAGAAGATGCACGATACAGCGCAGGATTTATTGAGCTTCGGGCTGCAGTCCCACCTTTTCAGTATGTTTCCCAAAAAGGGGAAAACATGAAGAGGGGCAGCCTGGTCGTTGAAGCCGGAGACCTGATAACACCCGCGGTCCTTGGTATCCTGGCCACCTTGCAAACGAGAGAAGTGCCCGTGACCAGAAGGCCTCGGGTGTGTGTGCTTGCCGTTGGAAACGAGTTGGTTGATATTAACGATAGGCGCGAAGACCACAAGATCGTGGCCAGTAACATCTATATGTTGTCGGCCATGATCAAAGAACACGGCGGCCATGTAAACTGTTCAAAGATCTCCAGGAATGACAAGAACGCCATCAGGAAAGATATTGGAGAAGGACTCAAAAGCGATATTCTTATCACTACCGGAGGTACTTCAAATGCCCATTCAGACCTAACCCGCGCCTTGATAGGCGAGATCGGGATTGACCTGAAGTTTGCCGGTGTGTCCATGCGGCCCGGCAAAGGCACCTCTTTCGGCTTTTATGACGGGAAACCCGTTTTGAGCTTGCCGGGCAAGCCCAGTGCGGTTTACGTAGCGTTTTACGTGCTCGTTCTCCCGGCTCTTTTGCGACTAATGGGTTTTAAAATAGAGAGGATGCCGTCCATCAAAGCTATTCTTGAACAGGATATCAAAAAAAGGCCTGGAACGGATCATTTGGTTCAAGGGTTGGTTAGGGAGGAGGATTCGCGGTACCGCGTGCTTCCTCTTGTCGGACCGGAGGTCTCGGTCTTCTCTGCTATGAAAAGGGCTAACGGGCTTATTGTTGTCCGCCGATCGGATAAGAGTCGGCTAAGCAAGGGAGAGGCGGTCTCTGTCCAATTGCTGAATCATGCTCAAAACGCCTTTTTTCAAAGGCCAACCGCACACCACGGGCAAGAATCTGTCGCGCCTCCGATCGTTTCGATTGTGGGCAAGTCAAACGCCGGGAAAACGACCCTTTTGGAAAGGCTGGTGCCCGAACTCAAGGCAAGGGGCTACAGCATTGGCACGATCAAACACGATATCCATGGCTTTGACATAGACCATGAGGGCAAAGACAGCTGGCGTCACAAACACGCCGGAGCCTGTTCCGTAGCCATTTCATCGCCCAAGAAGGTGGCGGTTATCAAGGATGTGGAGGCCGAAGAGACACTTGACGGCCTTGCGTCAAAATACTTTCAGGACGCTGATATCATCTTGACCGAAGGATACAAGAAACAACACAAGCCCAAGATAGAAGTCTTTCGGAGTCAGGTCCATGATAAGCCCCTTTGCAGAAAGGATGACAGCCTTGTGGCCCTGCTATCTGATATTCCCCTTGACCTCGGTGTGCCTCGATTTGAACTCGACGACATAAAGGGCCTCGCGGACCTTGTCGAGGAAAGATTCCTGGCCAAGCCGTCAATTTGA